The Penaeus vannamei isolate JL-2024 chromosome 39, ASM4276789v1, whole genome shotgun sequence genome window below encodes:
- the LOC113822017 gene encoding uncharacterized protein, which yields MRTRTRNRPRVLDQEIGARSPKMKTKVGIKTGIFEQEADKGSPKMKKTKVGIKTGIFEREAGKGSPKMKTKVGIKTGIFEQEVDKGSPKMKKTKVGIKTGIFEQEAGKGSPKMKKTKVGIKTGIFEREAGKGSPKMKTKVGIKTGIFEQEVDKGSPKMKKTKVGIKTGIFEQEADKGSPKMKKTKVGIKTGIFEREAGKGSPKMKTKVGIKTGIFEQEVDKGSPKMKKTKVGIKTGIFEREAGKGSPKMKTKVGIKTGIFEQEVDKGSPKMKKTKVGIKTGIFEQEAGKGSPKMKTKVGIKTGIFEQEASKGSPKMKKTKAGIKTGIFEQEADKGSPKMKTKVGIKTGIFEQRADKGSPKMKTKVGIKTEIFEREADKGSPKMKTKVGIKTEIFEREADKGSPKMKTKVGIKTGIFERRADKGSPKMKKTKVGIKTGIFERRADKGSPKMKKTKAGIKTGIFEREADKGSPKMKKTKVGIKTGIFEREADKGSPKMKKTKVGIKTGIFEREAGKGSPKMKTKVGIKTGIFEREADKGSPKMKTKVGIKTGIFEREAGKVSPKMKKTKVGIKTGIFEREAGKGSPKMKKTKVGIKTGIFEREAGKGSPKMKKTKVGIKTGIFEREAGKGSPKMKKTKVGIKTGIFEREAGKGSPKMKTKVGIKTGIFEREADKGSPKMKTKVGIKTGIFEREADKGSPKMKKTKAGIKTEIFEQEADKGSPKMKKTKAGIKTEIFEQEADKGSPKMKKTKVGIKTGIFEREADKGSPKMKKTKVGIKTGIFEREADKGSPKMKTKVGIKTGIFEREADKGSPKMMNTKAGIKTEIFEQEADKGSPKMKKTKAGIKTEIFEQEAGKGSPKMKKTKVGIKTGIFEQEVDKGSPKMKKTKAGIKTEIFEQEADKGSPKMKKTKVGIKTGIFEREADKGSPKMKKTKAGIKTGIFEREADKGSPKMKKTKVGIKTGIFEQEVDKGSPKMKKTKAGIKTEIFEQEADKGSPKMKKTKVGIKTGIFEREADKGSPKMKKTKVGIKTGIFEREADKGSPKMKKTKVGIKTGIFEREADKGSPKMKTKVGIKTGIFERRADKGSPKMKKTKVGIKTGIFERRADKGSPKMKTKVGIKTGIFEREANKGSPKMKKTKVGIKTGIFEREADKGSPKMKTKVGIKTGIFEQEADKGSPKMKKTKVGIKTGIFEREADKGSPKMKKTKVGIKTGIFEQEVDKGSPKMKKTKVGIKTGIFEQEVDKGSPKMKKTKVGIKTGIFEQEVDKGSPKMKKTKVGIKTEIFEQEADKGSPKMKTKVGIKTEIFEQEADKGSPKMKTKVGIKTEIFEQEADKGSPKMKTKVGIKTGIFEREADKGSPKMKTKVGIKTEIFEQEADKGSPKMKTKVGIKTEIFEREADKGSPKMKKTKVGIKTGIFEREADKGSPKMKTKVGIKTGIFEREAGKGSPKMKKTKVGIKTGIFERRADKGSPKMKKTKVGIKTGIFEREAGKGSPKMKTKVGIKTEIFEQEAGKGSPKMKTKVGIKTGIFEREAGKGSPKMKTKVGIKTGIFEEEAATGMFVMKTMELITLTKKMIVLVVHQKGPQRRGRGTTKEILNTREARGMHPGTQWSGTSIPRKISSELFSSATKRKKQQKKWEGERNLGLDLLLHNLAQTADRRQGVREPEEPSSAKTRRQTIAFRLPDREGERNLGLDLLLHNLAQTADRRQGVREPEEPSSAKTRRQTIAFRLPDRSVGRALHQIFLSIYACLYPIDKRNDCGITPIPDCPPQRPRDETSAKPRGLRGRQKPKLRRNRR from the exons ATGAGGACGAGGACCAGGAACAGGCCGCGAGTATTAGATCAGGAAATAGGGGCAAggagtcccaagatgaagacgaaggtcggtatcaagacaggaatattcgaacaggaagcagacaaagggagtcccaagatgaagaagacgaaggtcggtatcaagacaggaatattcgaacgggaagcaggcaaagggagtcccaagatgaagacgaaggtcggtatcaagacaggaatattcgaaCAGGAAGTAgacaaagggagtcccaagatgaagaagacgaaggtcggtatcaagacaggaatattcgaaCAGGAAGCAGgcaaagggagtcccaagatgaagaagacgaaggtcggtatcaagacaggaatattcgaacgggaagcaggcaaagggagtcccaagatgaagacgaaggtcggtatcaagacaggaatattcgaaCAGGAAGTAgacaaagggagtcccaagatgaagaagacgaaggtcggtatcaagacaggaatattcgaacaggaagcagacaaagggagtcccaagatgaagaagacgaaggtcggtatcaagacaggaatattcgaacgggaagcaggcaaagggagtcccaagatgaagacgaaggtcggtatcaagacaggaatattcgaaCAGGAAGTAgacaaagggagtcccaagatgaagaagacgaaggtcggtatcaagacaggaatattcgaacgggaagcaggcaaagggagtcccaagatgaagacgaaggtcggtatcaagacaggaatattcgaaCAGGAAGTAgacaaagggagtcccaagatgaagaagacgaaggtcggtatcaagacaggaatattcgaaCAGGAAGCAGgcaaagggagtcccaagatgaagacgaaggtcggtatcaagacaggaatattcgaGCAGGAAGCAAgcaaagggagtcccaagatgaagaagacgaaggccggtatcaagacaggaatattcgaacaggaagcagacaaagggagtcccaagatgaagacgaaggtcggtatcaagacaggaatattcgaacagagagcagacaaagggagtcccaagatgaagacgaaggtcggtatcaagacagaaatattcgaacgggaagcagacaaagggagtcccaagatgaagacgaaggtcggtatcaagacagaaatattcgaacgggaagcagacaaagggagtcccaagatgaagacgaaggtcggtatcaagacaggaatattcgaacggagagcagacaaagggagtcccaagatgaagaagacgaaggtcggtatcaagacaggaatattcgaacggagagcagacaaagggagtcccaagatgaagaagacgaaggccggtatcaagacaggaatattcgaacgggaagcagacaaagggagtcccaagatgaagaagacgaaggtcggtatcaagacaggaatattcgaacgggaagcagacaaagggagtcccaagatgaagaagacgaaggtcggtatcaagacaggaatattcgaacgggaagcaggcaaagggagtcccaagatgaagacgaaggtcggtatcaagacaggaatattcgaacgggaagcagacaaagggagtcccaagatgaagacgaaggtcggtatcaagacaggaatattcgaaCGGGAAGCAGGCAAAGTgagtcccaagatgaagaagacgaaggtcggtatcaagacaggaatattcgaacgggaagcaggcaaagggagtcccaagatgaagaagacgaaggtcggtatcaagacaggaatattcgaacgggaagcaggcaaagggagtcccaagatgaagaagacgaaggtcggtatcaagacaggaatattcgaacgggaagcaggcaaagggagtcccaagatgaagaagacgaaggtcggtatcaagacaggaatattcgaacgggaagcaggcaaagggagtcccaagatgaagacgaaggtcggtatcaagacaggaatattcgaacgggaagcagacaaagggagtcccaagatgaagacgaaggtcggtatcaagacaggaatattcgaacgggaagcagacaaagggagtcccaagatgaagaagacgaaggccgGTATCAAGACAGAAATATTCGAACAGGAAGCAgacaaagggagtcccaagatgaagaagacgaaggccgGTATCAAGACAGAAATATTCGAACAGGAAGCAgacaaagggagtcccaagatgaagaagacgaaggtcggtatcaagacaggaatattcgaacgggaagcagacaaagggagtcccaagatgaagaagacgaaggtcggtatcaagacaggaatattcgaacgggaagcagacaaagggagtcccaagatgaagacgaaggtcggtatcaagacaggaatattcgaacgggaagcagacaaagggagtcccaagatgaTGAACACGAAGGCCGGTATCAAGACAGAAATATTCGAACAGGAAGCAgacaaagggagtcccaagatgaagaagacgaaggccgGTATCAAGACAGAAATATTCGAACAGGAAGCAGgcaaagggagtcccaagatgaagaagacgaaggtcggtatcaagacaggaatattcgaaCAGGAAGTAgacaaagggagtcccaagatgaagaagacgaaggccgGTATCAAGACAGAAATATTCGAACAGGAAGCAgacaaagggagtcccaagatgaagaagacgaaggtcggtatcaagacaggaatattcgaacgggaagcagacaaagggagtcccaagatgaagaagacgaaggccggtatcaagacaggaatattcgaacgggaagcagacaaagggagtcccaagatgaagaagacgaaggtcggtatcaagacaggaatattcgaaCAGGAAGTAgacaaagggagtcccaagatgaagaagacgaaggccgGTATCAAGACAGAAATATTCGAACAGGAAGCAgacaaagggagtcccaagatgaagaagacgaaggtcggtatcaagacaggaatattcgaacgggaagcagacaaagggagtcccaagatgaagaagacgaaggtcggtatcaagacaggaatattcgaacgggaagcagacaaagggagtcccaagatgaagaagacgaaggtcggtatcaagacaggaatattcgaacgggaagcagacaaagggagtcccaagatgaagacgaaggtcggtatcaagacaggaatattcgaacggagagcagacaaagggagtcccaagatgaagaagacgaaggtcggtatcaagacaggaatattcgaacggagagcagacaaagggagtcccaagatgaagacgaaggtcggtatcaagacaggaatattcgaacgggaagcaaacaaagggagtcccaagatgaagaagacgaaggtcggtatcaagacaggaatattcgaacgggaagcagacaaagggagtcccaagatgaagacgaaggtcggtatcaagacaggaatattcgaacaggaagcagacaaagggagtcccaagatgaagaagacgaaggtcggtatcaagacaggaatattcgaacgggaagcagacaaagggagtcccaagatgaagaagacgaaggtcggtatcaagacaggaatattcgaaCAGGAAGTAgacaaagggagtcccaagatgaagaagacgaaggtcggtatcaagacaggaatattcgaaCAGGAAGTAgacaaagggagtcccaagatgaagaagacgaaggtcggtatcaagacaggaatattcgaaCAGGAAGTAgacaaagggagtcccaagatgaagaagacgaaggtcggtatcaagacagAAATATTCGAACAGGAAGCAgacaaagggagtcccaagatgaagacgaaggtcggtatcaagacagAAATATTCGAACAGGAAGCAgacaaagggagtcccaagatgaagacgaaggtcggtatcaagacagAAATATTCGAACAGGAAGCAgacaaagggagtcccaagatgaagacgaaggtcggtatcaagacaggaatattcgaacgggaagcagacaaagggagtcccaagatgaagacgaaggtcggtatcaagacagAAATATTCGAACAGGAAGCAgacaaagggagtcccaagatgaagacgaaggtcggtatcaagacagaaatattcgaacgggaagcagacaaagggagtcccaagatgaagaagacgaaggtcggtatcaagacaggaatattcgaacgggaagcagacaaagggagtcccaagatgaagacgaaggtcggtatcaagacaggaatattcgaacgggaagcaggcaaagggagtcccaagatgaagaagacgaaggtcggtatcaagacaggaatattcgaacggagagcagacaaagggagtcccaagatgaagaagacgaaggtcggtatcaagacaggaatattcgaacgggaagcaggcaaagggagtcccaagatgaagacgaaggtcggtatcaagacagAAATATTCGAACAGGAAGCAGgcaaagggagtcccaagatgaagacgaaggtcggtatcaagacaggaatattcgaacgggaagcaggcaaagggagtcccaagatgaagacgaag gtcggtatcaagacaggaatattcgaaGAGGAAGCAGCCACTGGGATGTTCGTGATGAAGACGATGGAACTGATCACACTGACAAAAAAGATGATTGTTTTGGTAGTTCACCAGAAGGGGCCGCAGAGGCGAGGGCGTGGGACGACGAAGGAAATACTGAATACAAGAGAG GCGAGAGGGATGCATCCCGGCACACAGTGGAGTGGGACATCGATCCCCAGGAAGATTTCGAGCGAGCTCTTCTCGAGTGCGACCAAAcgcaagaaacaacaaaaaaaatg ggaaggagaaagaaacctAGGTCTAGATCTACTTCTCCAC AACTTAGCGCAGACAGCGGACAGACGTCAAGGAGTTCGAGAACCCGAAGAGCCAAGCAGCGCCAAGACACGGCGACAGACGATCGCTTTTCGGCTGCCGGATCG
- the LOC113822008 gene encoding protein mono-ADP-ribosyltransferase PARP12 (The sequence of the model RefSeq protein was modified relative to this genomic sequence to represent the inferred CDS: added 9 bases not found in genome assembly) — protein sequence MEDTFEEDMDDPFEQLMARREPRKMSVKDDGPSTSFVRRGSDEGSSPRHSSPRRSSPRHSSPRRSSPSHSSPRRSSPRRGNPLNRSASYLPPRASFASTWRESENAWQVGGGHFFERPRGRGRSLSYGRGARRQPQEPSPFPPRGSGGGQRRSVSPYLLVDCLIEYPNFRSSLLNLMEEKELPPKNVRETTLTYSQVFSLEGEEVVLRPRVGVCATHSGPNGCENRPTCNDLHICPKYLLSWCKDNNCILGHRWQTDHNRRILQQFYIDRLPFRNLRTLIQRLTKAKGPVGQLSICQEYNRGGCNKNSCVALHVCHSFITGLARCSVTGCQLNHNLQTPECSHLLTAHGFSINEAPRDITGALLAAYPFLSQGNKSVGVRKSDSDATNGNITNNGQKATYVTNGSTITRTQDTISSNKMDKAKPKNGKSSKDDISNRDHGSGTSNVQSSRAVKPKTTNQVPKATSIKEDKQTTQWTHHLYGNTEINELCFYSVESVCRYESSCCKRLHSAYHYHWQVSEDGIKWLNLRHTQVKQLEVSYCNPDEISVDLPRLDPADLDTSTKYLLTVMGRDSWKANFQAMIITNSTQSKLLHMRRLCTERIDGHVIDENIYSWYFLDKNKKWVMYGKVDTAGEKNLVSSITSDDIEKHYHQTQASLTFRNARFTYILNFASMTQTNQQTSVSREVCRRPKPHIKIKSADSTTSNSNTGSGSTSDLPSTWEPMQPQERVRLVDLSPTSSEYQAVLSLLKGQIQQANIQKIQRIQNPYLWRAFQNKIREMTTVYGDISKVNVRQIFHGTGYNVVASICAENFDWRLHGTSAGQMHGRGTYFSPNAATSHGYCKADPSGVRYMFVAQVAVGTLTHGNASTVRPPINPATNAPFDSTGDGTNVIVKYDKQEYYPEYVLSIR from the exons ACTTTCGAGGAAGACATGGACGACCCCTTCGAGCAGCTCATGGCAAGAAGAGAGCCGAGGAAAATGAGCGTTAAG GATGATGGACCTTCAACTTCTTTTGTAAGGAGAGGTTCCGACGAGGGTAGTAGCCCGAGACATAGTAGCCCCAGACGCAGTAGCCCGAGACATAGTAGCCCCAGACGCAGTAGCCCGAGCCATAGTAGCCCCAGACGCAGTAGCCCGAGACGTGGAAACCCCTTGAACCGCAGCGCAAGCTACCTGCCACCTCGAGCGTCATTCGCCTCGACTTGGCGGGAAAGTGAAAATGCTTGGCAGGTCGGTGGTGGCCATTTCTTTGAAAGGcctcgaggaagagggaggagcttGAGTTATGGGAGAGGTGCTCGACGACAGCCGCAGGAGCCGAGCCCGTTTCCTCCTCGAGGATCCGGAGGGGGTCAGAGGCGGAGCGTCAGCCCCTACTTGTTGGTAGATTGCCTTATTGAATACCCCAATTTTCGTAGCAGCCTTCTTAATCTTATGGAGGAGAAGGAACTGCCCCCTAAAAATGTAAGGGAAACTACTCTAACTTACTCACAAGTTTTTTCCCTTGAAGGAGAAGAGGTAGTGCTCCGACCCAGGGTTGGTGTCTGCGCCACACATTCAGGGCCAAATGGATGCGAAAACCGGCCAACATGCAATGACCTTCATATTTGCCCTAAATATTTATTAAGCTGGTGCAAGGACAATAACTGTATTCTAGGGCACAGGTGGCAAACAGATCACAACAGGCGCATTCTCCAACAGTTTTACATTGATCGCTTGCCTTTTAGGAATCTTCGTACTTTAATCCAAAGACTGACTAAAGCTAAAGGACCAGTTGGCCAACTAAGCATCTGTCAAGAATATAACAGAGGAGGGTGCAACAAGAATAGTTGTGTCGCTCTTCATGTTTGTCACAGTTTCATCACAGGTTTGGCTCGTTGTTCTGTGACTGGCTGCCAGCTGAACCACAATCTTCAGACGCCAGAGTGCTCCCATCTGCTTACAGCTCATGGATTCTCCATAAATGAAGCCCCACGTGACATAACTGGAGCTCTCCTCGCTGCATATCCATTTTTGTCACAGGGAAATAAATCAGTTGGTGTAAGGAAGTCAGATTCTGATGCAACGAATGGGAACATCACTAACAATGGTCAAAAGGCCACATATGTAACAAATGGCAGCACTATTACCAGAACTCAAGACACTATTTCTTCCAACAAAATGGATAAGGCTAAACCGAAAAACGGTAAAAGCAGTAAAGACGATATTAGCAACCGTGATCATGGCAGTGGTACATCAAATGTCCAAAGCTCAAGGGCTGTGAAACCCAAAACAACAAATCAGGTGCCTAAGGCTACCAGTATTAAAGAAGACAAGCAGACAACTCAATGGACACATCATCTGTATGGCAACACAGAGATAAATGAGCTGTGCTTCTACTCAGTTGAGAGTGTGTGCCGCTATGAAAGTAGTTGTTGTAAACGTCTCCATTCTGCATATCACTACCATTGGCAAGTAAGTGAAGATGGTATCAAATGGCTGAACCTACGGCACACCCAAGTGAAGCAGTTAGAAGTATCATATTGTAATCCAGATGAAATTAGTGTGGATCTTCCACGACTAGATCCTGCAGACCTTGACACATCGACCAAGTATCTCCTCACAGTGATGGGACGGGACAGTTGGAAGGCAAATTTTCAGGCTATGATTATCACTAATTCCACACAATCCAAGTTACTTCATATGCGAAGGTTATGCACGGAGAGGATTGACGGTCACGTTATAGATGAGAACATTTATAGCTGGTATTTCCTGGATAAGAACAAAAAGTGGGTCATGTATGGAAAGGTTGACACTGCAGGAGAGAAGAACCTCGTCAGCAGCATCACATCAGATGACATAGAAAAACATTACCATCAGACACAAGCTTCCCTCACCTTCAGAAATGCAAGGTTTACATACATTCTGAATTTTGCCTCAATGACTCAGACCAATCAGCAAACCAGTGTTAGTCGTGAAGTGTGTCGCCGCCCAAAGCCACACATCAAAATTAAATCAGCAGATTCTACAACATCCAATTCCAACACTGGAAGTGGCTCTACAAGTGATTTACCATCCACTTGGGAGCCAATGCAGCCTCAGGAGAGAGTACGCCTTGTAGATCTTTCTCCAACATCATCTGAATACCAAGCAGTTTTATCACTTTTGAAGGGACAGATCCAACAAGCTAATATACAGAAAATCCAACGAATCCAGAACCCTTACCTCTGGCGAGCATTCCAGAATAAGATACGAGAAATGACCACAGTTTATGGAGATATAAGCAAAGTAAATGTACGCCAGATCTTCCATGGGACAGGATACAATGTCGTAGCAAGCATCTGTGCAGAGAATTTTGACTGGCGGCTTCATGGTACGAGCGCTGGACAGATGCATGGCCGTGGCACTTACTTCTCGCCTAATGCTGCAACATCTCATGGATACTGCAAGGCTGACCCTTCAGGCGTGAGATATATGTTTGTAGCGCAGGTGGCAGTGGGCACCTTAACCCATGGCAATGCCTCCACAGTCCGCCCACCCATAAACCCAGCTACAAATGCACCATTCGATTCCACCGGCGATGGAACCAATGTCATTGTTAAGTATGATAAGCAGGAATATTACCCCGAATATGTTCTCTCAATTCGTTAG